From the Amia ocellicauda isolate fAmiCal2 chromosome 12, fAmiCal2.hap1, whole genome shotgun sequence genome, the window CTCAGCTGgtaaaagacagaaaacaggagacacttcttcacacagagaggcgtcacaatctgaacaaactccccagcgatgtggctgaagagacaatttgggaacattcaaaaacagactggataggatccttgatcaattagttattaatggacaccaaacgagcacgatggggcgaatggcctgctctcgattggacactatGTATGTTGTGTAGTGTTTAATGAAGTGGCTAGCATGCCAGCTCGTATGTCGGAGGAGGTTGTGTCATCTGTACGTCTCCCATGTTAGTATGAAGGTGAATTAATTGCTTATTTGTATGTCTTCAGGTCAGATGATTCTTTGTTTCTACCACCATCCTTTTCTGGCAAGTTTGTCACTAATCGTAGGAAGGGGCTGAACAGGAAGCCACAAGTCCGGAAGACGAgagaaataaagaagaaaagaaatgtAAGATGAAGCTGTGGTGAAACGCTGTGTACATATTTGAATCGGCTTGTTTAAATTAGTCTCTTAAATCACAATTGTGATTTGTAAAGTCTTGTGCTTAGAAGGCCCTTCCTGACACCAGTCTAATTATATTGACCTTGAATTCTCCCACTGTGTAAAATTGAAAACACAGATGTTATCAGGGTACCATCTAGTGTTGAGATTATTTGTGCATAAACTGCAACTCTCGATCATTCTGAATGCCTTTTGCCCTAACAtaacctctcctctcccctATTCTTATTaatgtcttatttatttcctagccccagaacagcttgaATTCATCCGATGACTTCGTGGCTCATTGCGCCTCCAAAAGGAGACGCACCCGACGCAAAGACGAGTTCCCCTCTGAGGAGACGAGGTCCGAACTATGCGGCACTTTCACCTCCTTCGGCAGGACGACGGACCCTTTGAAGGAGGTCTCCCTGAACGGCACGGCCGACAGCCTGCTGAGAAAGCGCTGCAAAAAGCCGCTCCTGGCCAGCACGCCGTCCGCAGCCTCTTACCTGGGATACCGCCCCGGCGTGCGCTCGGCCATTGAAATCTCTCTGAGCAACGACGAGTGTGACGTTGTCTCTCCCTGGCAGAAGGGACCCGGGCCGGCAGGAGAAAATCATTCGGGATTGAAAACTAGACCCAGCAGCATCTCAAAAGGCGGCCTTCTGCACAGCGGACGGGCTGAGCAGCCGAGGATCACAGACCGAACCTGCAGTACCGCCCAGTACAGCGCGGAACTCTTTTCTAAGGATGTCAGCTGTTCGGCACTGACTACCAGAGACCGTCCCGGGCAGAGCGACTCCTCTCTGGGGGACGTCTCGACCCAGTTCGGCAGAGACTCCCAGTTTGTGTCGGCCCAGACTCATTTGGATTCGGTGATCGAAGCGGTGAAGGAAAGGTGCAGGACCTCGAGTCCTGTGGTTCTTCTGGTCAATACCCTGGAAGCCGTGCACTTGATGGAAGACGACCTAAAAAGACAAGCAGGAGATCTGTGCTCTCCCATCGACGACTGGGTGCAGGAGGCCGAGGCGAGGCTGTCCTCTGGCCTGGAACAGAGGAACAGAGGCTCTCAGGCCAGTCACTCTCTCTGTGGTTTAGGAAATCATCCCTGTGAGGCTTTAGCTCCCAGGATAGAGTCTGCTCTGGCCCGAGACGGCGTGGGTCCCTCCAGTGTCGGTGTGACACACAGGCTTGCTTCTTTGCGGCCCGTGGTGTTGCTGACACGCCTAGACCCATCCGAGTATCTTCGCTCCCTCAGGGATGGCGACCGGTCCGATTTGGCGCACAGATTCCCAGGAAAAGATGTGAATTCTGGAAGCGACCGGGGCAGAGGTCAAAAGACAAACCTCTTTTGCTCCGAGGAAGACGTTGTGAAAGGCCACCTGTCCACCTCCGGCCACTTGGCTCGCACGCAACCGTCCGGCACCCACGGACCTCCAGGGCAAAGTGGTCCAGCAGCGAGGAGGGGGAGTGGCCTGCGCAGGAGGCTGACGTCCTCGTTCTCCGCAGAAGCGGTGGCGGCCTCCTCTTCCTCGTCCGACGCGCCGCCGCCGCCCCGGTACGAGCCGGCCCCGTCACCTGCACGGAGGCCGAGGCCTGGGAAGCGGAGGACCCAAGCGGTGCCCAGAGAGAAGCCGGGCACGGGGAGGAAGGCCGGCGTCAGCGGGCTCAGCGTGAGCCGGTGGGCCAAGAGAGACCTGAAGAAGCAGCACAAGAAGGGCCCCACTCAGTCGCTGTGCTCCAGCAGCACAGATTACTCCCTGGCGGATTTTAACTGCGGGACGTTTCTCCAGAAGCATCGCAGGGTGAGTCCCTTCCGCCTGTTTTGGACGAGGACGCTTGCGGGGTTCTTTGTAGGGAAGTCAGTCGTAGAATGAGTCAGTCCATGTATTTTTATGCCTTAGAAGTCTGGTGCAAAACCAGGGCCTTAGACACcaattaataattaatcaaacacacacttttatcCACGAACATGCTGTACAATAATGCATTACACATTGCATTATAGAACTATTACCAGTTTTAATTCCCATTTCATACCTGAGGATTGTAGAGAGAGAGCCTAGTATTGCTAACCGATCCCAGAGTTCAATCCATAATTTACatgaaacattacaagttaTATTCTACACCTGCGGCTGGGATTTCTAAAGTCTTTTCTCAGTGTGAATGTGTACAGTAGCGATTTCCCACGCTATCATTACTTCCCTTTGACTGCAAGAGAAGCAATGATTTGCAGGTTTGTGGattaaaatcaaatgaaaatgcTGTCATGTGTTGGGAGTAGATTAGTTTTCAATGCCAATGGATATAGAGTGTCCAGCAGTGTGATCAAAAGACCTTAAAGCACTCCTGGTCTTGGTTTAGGAGCCTGTGAACTCCTCTCTGGACACTTCAGTGGACCTGGGCACCAAGGAGCAGCTGGGAGTGTCTTCGCTGCTGCTGAACTTCACCCCTGGGACCCTGAGCACCCAGCACTGGTCCAGACTGAAAGCTGCCCTGTCGGTGCACAAAAAGAAGACGGGTACAGTATTGACCAGACCCTTGCATGGAGTGAGCTTGTGAGCGGAGTGGCTTCAGACTGTCCTGTATTTAAGAAAGTGgctgtttgttttcaatttagTGTAGTGGAATCAAGCAACTTTATTTAATAGTAACTGTAATTGAGCTGTATCGCCCTTACTGAAAGGATGCGCCATGCAAATCACATGCTCTCCAAATAAAAAACTCAGTTGACTGTTCAATAATGTCTTTTTCTAACCCCTGCCCAGGTGGTAAAGGCTTTTAACTGTTAGGTCCCCCTCAATTTAATGAAGAAACGAGACAGCAGTGCAGTACATTAGTTTATTACCAGATAAGACAGAATTAAAGACAGGATCTTCTTTGCTAGCTAACGGTGCCTCTGTACTCGATTGGAGGCGGCATCACTGGGGCTGCGAGCTCACGACCATCAGGCAACTAGATACAAGagaggaaaaacacacacagcagccaaAAGCGACAAGATAAATCAATACAGCCAAAAAGCTTAGGACTCAAACCACAATCTAATCACACAgtgtaaaataagtaaattaatctAGCCTGGTCAGAAAAAACAAGCCCTGAACCGCGCATGTGTGAAGGAACCCGTTACAGAGTATCCATGGACAAGAGCCCGGATGAACAAGGCTTCAGAACGGAGGCTGCGCAGAGAAAACCTATAGATCATAAAAAACCCTAATACAAGTGTCTGATACGCCTGTATTCctgcaataaaaataaacgCCAGCcgttgtttattaaaaaacaaacaacc encodes:
- the haspin gene encoding uncharacterized protein haspin isoform X2, translating into MKNAMKTYGRNGPLVLRTYGKHMRKVETWLTPDNRRKVFSSTSYSDLSASTEDSSLDWGRGRKCKVSTASARPGRRAKRKALAALKDNDSTKENIPVDTEEGSRERARTEEERKKSIATKRPHRISRKRALTTVNLCLSKSSSSDESRTEQIAHKAGKGSRTASLKRSDDSLFLPPSFSGKFVTNRRKGLNRKPQVRKTREIKKKRNPQNSLNSSDDFVAHCASKRRRTRRKDEFPSEETRSELCGTFTSFGRTTDPLKEVSLNGTADSLLRKRCKKPLLASTPSAASYLGYRPGVRSAIEISLSNDECDVVSPWQKGPGPAGENHSGLKTRPSSISKGGLLHSGRAEQPRITDRTCSTAQYSAELFSKDVSCSALTTRDRPGQSDSSLGDVSTQFGRDSQFVSAQTHLDSVIEAVKERCRTSSPVVLLVNTLEAVHLMEDDLKRQAGDLCSPIDDWVQEAEARLSSGLEQRNRGSQASHSLCGLGNHPCEALAPRIESALARDGVGPSSVGVTHRLASLRPVVLLTRLDPSEYLRSLRDGDRSDLAHRFPGKDVNSGSDRGRGQKTNLFCSEEDVVKGHLSTSGHLARTQPSGTHGPPGQSGPAARRGSGLRRRLTSSFSAEAVAASSSSSDAPPPPRYEPAPSPARRPRPGKRRTQAVPREKPGTGRKAGVSGLSVSRWAKRDLKKQHKKGPTQSLCSSSTDYSLADFNCGTFLQKHRREPVNSSLDTSVDLGTKEQLGVSSLLLNFTPGTLSTQHWSRLKAALSVHKKKTAIFTPKKLNLSHPDSVGRASHHQSPRLMASPLATPRSALLRDTGGSFLNASPGADDITDEEKVLQECRQSGPIAFEQCIPPSKMKACKKIGEGTFGEVFSTTNECGEPVALKIIPIAGDRKVNGEHQKTFGEILHEVIISKELSSLSGLERNSTDGFITLNNLHCVRGSYPELLLKAWDKFDKQKTSENDRPDFFEEDQIFLILEFEFGGSDLENLQGKLSSVATARSILHQVTAALAVAEQALCFEHRDLHWGNILVKSVKEKEGTFVLNGTAHSFETKGVHVNIIDYSLSRLEIDGLTVSCDISSDEELFMGSGDYQFDIYRKMREENNNSWAEFHPHSNVLWLHYLSDKLLNMSYKTKGLTRPMSRLRQSIADFHRHVLRYESATDALRHSGLFQ